In Pygocentrus nattereri isolate fPygNat1 chromosome 30, fPygNat1.pri, whole genome shotgun sequence, the following proteins share a genomic window:
- the rasal3 gene encoding disabled homolog 2-interacting protein isoform X2, which produces MVFKRWIVCGGGLECTPDHVAPVSAPNSKAHSGGVKAKIKRRLQGGAQKKQLSQTGRSGSRESLSIPVGIAESLDLSADRTTVIRPVHSSILGEKYCFEVINSENNHCFGCSSAAERDRWIENLRRTAQPNKDNCERTENSLSLWVYEAKDIPPKRRYYCEIHLDGTLFARTSSRAVGKSSQASDGTTSGGAGGSGNQGGCQLFWGELFELDNLPPVSQVTLHLFRDDDPKKKRHSKDDSVLHPLGSVALSLAEIKGRAFQEKWYSLVPYKTPVSGGMKDQLGSQASLRVKARFQNLLVLPIEKYKEFAEYVTVGYVGMCSSLEPLLNVKDKEELAGALVHVLQSIGKAKEFLIHLGSAEVQRLGENKALIFRENTLATKAIDEYMKLVGQKYLIDTLGDIIAQLYASSESCEVDPQKCSSSDLPVNQQHLKKTCSEVVQQITEMHRSFPVELNEIFSSWLSDCEEQGREEIGHRLITASLFLRFLCPAILSPSLFGLTQPYPEPNTLRTLTLTAKVVQNLANFTPFGEKEEYMLFMNDFLEQHWELMRGFLRMVSNPDSELDMARFDGYVDLPLRLAVLHGLLVDIISPMAQDTIDSLQPLPSILNQITDHLGPDAPRITCSSFSLGQPKPTYVPPRDLAKYSPLNKSLQHLPTDSKPSHSRDRQRKQVTRTQSVPTRKHFHPLKRQTSSEELQKNQPEPEEGAGPQMAISSPQDNTRAKGSSIPWVILNKEPNQTKTEQEEMSLLDRHVQELSELRQRVEEALDTELDVAKRLEEYIAQSQGQNAQLQAEVQELRNLLATREEQLASATFRLGVIEEEREEDERKLTIALAAAERMNVLEEQFAGLLNDMQKLNMAHNDDHLTQDRRNTVSGFV; this is translated from the exons GTCTGGCTCTCGGGAATCCCTGTCCATTCCCGTGGGCATTGCAGAGAGTCTAGATTTAAGTGCAGACCGCACAACTGTCATCAGGCCGGTGCACAGCTCCATTCTTGGGGAGAAATACTGCTTTGAGGTGATAAACTCAGAGAACAACCACTGCTTTGGGTGCAGCTCAGCTGCAGAAAGAGACCGGTGGATCGAGAACTTGAGGCGAACAGCTCAACCAAATAAG GACAACTGTGAACGTACAGAGAACTCCCTGAGCCTGTGGGTTTATGAAGCCAAAGACATTCCACCAAAAAGGCGCTACTACTGTGAGATTCATCTGGATGGTACGCTGTTTGCTCGCACTAGCAGCCGTGCTGTGGGCAAGTCATCCCAAGCGAGCGATGGCACCACaagtgggggtgctggaggGAGTGGAAATCAAGGTGGGTGCCAACTCTTCTGGGGGGAGCTGTTTGAGCTGGACAACCTACCCCCAGTATCGCAGGTCACTCTGCACCTTTTCCGCGATGACGACCCCAAGAAGAAGCGGCACTCAAAGGACGATTCAGTCCTGCATCCTCTGGGCAGCGTGGCACTGTCTTTGGCAGAGATAAAAGGACGGGCTTTCCAGGAGAAATGGTACTCCCTCGTTCCTTACAAGACTCCTGTTTCTGGTGGAATGAAAGACCAACTGGGATCACAAGCTTCACTTCGGGTAAAGGCCCGCTTCCAAAACCTTCTAGTGCTGCCAATTGAAAAGTACAAGGAATTTGCAGAGTATGTAACTGTGGGGTATGTGGGAATGTGCAGCAGCTTGGAGCCCCTTCTGAACGTCAAGGACAAGGAAGAGTTAGCAGGAGCTCTAGTACATGTGCTTCAGAGTATAGGGAAAGCAAAA GAGTTCTTGATTCACCTGGGCAGTGCTGAAGTCCAGCGTTTGGGGGAGAACAAGGCTCTAATATTCAGAGAGAACACTCTGGCCACAAAAGCAATTGATGAATACATGAAGCTGGTTGGGCAGAAGTATCTGATTGATACTCTTG GGGACATCATTGCTCAACTCTACGCTTCATCTGAAAGCTGTGAAGTAGATCCACAGAAATGCTCTTCATCCGATCTGCCTGTCAACCAGCAGCACTTAAAGAAAACGTGCAGTGAAGTGGTGCAGCAGATCACCGAGATGCACAG GTCATTCCCTGTGGAACTGAATGAAATCTTCTCCAGCTGGTTGTCTGACTGTGAGGAACAAGGACGAGAAGAAATTGGACACCGCCTCATCACTGCGTCTCTGTTTCTGCGGTTCCTCTGCCCAGCCATCCTCAGCCCATCGCTGTTCGGACTCACACAGCCGTACCCAGAACCCAACACCCTGCGCACACTCACTCTCACCGCAAAGGTCGTACAGAACCTCGCCAACTTCACCCC ATTTGGGGAGAAGGAGGAGTACATGCTCTTCATGAATGACTTCCTGGAGCAGCACTGGGAGCTCATGAGGGGGTTCCTGCGAATGGTCTCAAAcccagacagtgagctggacaTGGCACGCTTTGATGGCTACGTTGATCTGCCTTTACGCCTCGCTGTTCTTCATGGCCTGCTGGTGGATATCATCTCCCCCATGGCGCAG GATACAATCGACAGCCTGCAGCCCCTTCCGTCAATCTTGAACCAGATTACAGATCATCTCGGCCCAGACGCTCCACGGATCACCTGCAGCAG TTTCAGTCTTGGGCAGCCAAAGCCCACATACGTCCCCCCACGGGACCTGGCCAAGTACAGCCCACTGAACAAATCCCTGCAGCACCTTCCGACTGACTCCAAACCGAGCCACAGCAGAGACCGGCAGAGGAAGCAGGTGACGAGGACACAGAGTGTTCCAACACGGAAGCATTTTCATCCTCTGAAGAGACAGACCAGCAGCGAAGAACTGCAAAAGAACCAACCAGAACCTGAAGAGGGTGCTGGTCCACAGATGGCAATCTCATCACCACAAGAC AATACTCGTGCTAAAGGTTCATCCATTCCATGGGTTATTTTAAATAAGGAACCAAATcagacaaaaacagaacagGAGGAGATGAGCCTGCTGGACAGG CATGTGCAGGAGCTCTCTGAGCTGAGGCAGAGGGTGGAGGAGGCTTTAGACACCGAGCTGGATGTGGCAAAGCGTCTGGAGGAATATATAGCTCAGAGCCAGGGCCAGAACGCACAGCTTCAGGCCGAAGTCCAGGAGCTCCGGAATCTTCTAGCAACGCGTGAGGAGCAGCTTGCCAGCGCCACATTCAG GCTGGGGGTGATAGAAGAGGAGCGAGAGGAAGACGAGAGAAAGCTCACCATAGCTCTGGCTGCTGCGGAGCGGATGAATGTTTTG GAGGAGCAGTTTGCCGGCCTGCTGAACGACATGCAGAAGCTGAACATGGCCCATAACGACGACCACCTAACACAGGACAGGAGAAACACTGTGTCTGGTTTTGTATGA